A single window of Synechococcus sp. CBW1004 DNA harbors:
- a CDS encoding MgPME-cyclase complex family protein: MSTYHFVAASEAFLCEEEPLEEVLRERVRHYGEQGREIDFWLVRRPAFLEAPELADTASNVPRPAAAVVSTDETFITFLKLRLEFVARGRFEAPSPSIPDALASQA; encoded by the coding sequence ATGAGCACCTACCACTTCGTCGCCGCCAGCGAGGCCTTCCTGTGTGAGGAGGAGCCGCTCGAGGAGGTGCTGCGCGAGCGGGTGCGTCACTACGGCGAACAGGGCAGGGAGATCGACTTCTGGCTGGTGCGTCGTCCCGCCTTCCTGGAGGCTCCGGAGCTGGCCGACACCGCGTCCAACGTGCCTCGGCCGGCGGCGGCGGTGGTGTCCACCGATGAGACCTTCATCACCTTCCTGAAGCTGCGCCTGGAGTTCGTGGCCCGAGGCCGGTTCGAGGCCCCCAGCCCCTCGATTCCCGATGCCCTGGCGTCTCAGGCCTGA
- a CDS encoding 1-acyl-sn-glycerol-3-phosphate acyltransferase → MVLTQDVALQGYFRRIEVLNHHHLPREGPVLLAPTHRARWDALLLPHAAGRRVTGRDCRFMVTKDEMQGVQGWFLHRLGCFPVDQGRPTLASLRYAIDLLEAGEQLVVFPEGCIRRDDSPIRLHQGLARLALLALGQGVPVSVVPVGIAYGHSRPRLGDAAAVSFSEPLRPEGQGRDAARLFNQQLMAAMQSAEQAAREAVGRPLQSP, encoded by the coding sequence ATGGTGCTCACGCAGGACGTGGCCCTGCAGGGTTACTTCCGCCGCATCGAGGTGCTCAACCACCACCACCTGCCCCGGGAGGGCCCGGTGCTGCTGGCGCCCACCCATCGGGCTCGCTGGGATGCGCTGCTGCTGCCCCATGCGGCCGGTCGCCGCGTCACAGGCCGCGACTGCCGCTTCATGGTCACCAAGGACGAGATGCAGGGTGTGCAGGGCTGGTTCCTGCACCGCCTCGGCTGCTTCCCGGTGGATCAGGGACGTCCGACGCTGGCGAGCCTGCGCTACGCCATCGATCTGCTCGAGGCGGGAGAGCAGCTGGTGGTGTTTCCGGAGGGCTGCATCCGCCGCGATGACAGCCCGATCCGGCTGCACCAGGGCCTGGCCCGGCTCGCCCTGCTGGCGCTCGGCCAGGGGGTACCGGTCTCCGTGGTGCCGGTGGGGATCGCCTACGGACACTCCCGGCCGCGGCTGGGGGATGCGGCAGCGGTGAGCTTCAGCGAGCCGCTGCGGCCCGAGGGCCAGGGGCGCGATGCCGCCCGCCTCTTCAATCAGCAGCTGATGGCGGCGATGCAGTCGGCCGAGCAAGCGGCCCGGGAGGCCGTGGGGCGGCCACTGCAATCCCCGTAG
- a CDS encoding pyridoxine 5'-phosphate synthase, which yields MASLGVNIDHIANVRQARRTVEPDPVSYALLAELGGADGITVHLREDRRHIQDRDVELLRATVRTRLNLEMAATAEMEAIALRLRPDMVTLVPERREEVTTEGGLDVRGQLPAFTALTRSLQQAGIGVSLFVDADPDQLEACRQSGARWVELHTGRYAEASWAEQPQELARLEKGTALAREFGLRVNAGHGLTYQNVEPIAAIPGMEELNIGHTIVARALAVGLEQAVRQMKALVQNPRREPLFGQRHP from the coding sequence ATGGCCAGTCTCGGCGTCAACATCGATCACATCGCCAACGTCCGACAGGCACGCCGGACGGTGGAGCCCGATCCCGTCTCCTACGCGCTGCTGGCGGAACTGGGGGGCGCCGATGGCATCACCGTGCATCTGCGGGAGGACCGGCGCCACATCCAGGACCGCGACGTCGAACTGCTGCGGGCCACGGTGCGCACCCGCCTCAATCTCGAGATGGCCGCCACCGCCGAGATGGAGGCGATCGCCCTGCGCCTGCGGCCCGACATGGTGACCCTGGTGCCGGAGCGCCGCGAGGAGGTGACCACCGAGGGTGGCCTGGACGTGCGCGGCCAGCTGCCGGCGTTCACGGCCCTCACCCGGTCCCTGCAGCAGGCGGGGATCGGCGTCAGCCTGTTCGTCGATGCCGACCCGGACCAGCTGGAGGCCTGCCGCCAGAGCGGGGCCCGCTGGGTGGAGCTGCACACCGGTCGTTATGCGGAGGCGTCCTGGGCTGAGCAGCCGCAGGAGCTGGCGCGCCTGGAGAAGGGCACGGCCCTGGCCCGCGAATTCGGCCTGCGCGTCAACGCCGGCCATGGCCTGACTTATCAGAACGTCGAGCCGATCGCCGCCATCCCCGGCATGGAGGAGCTCAACATCGGCCACACGATCGTTGCCCGCGCCCTGGCGGTCGGTCTCGAGCAGGCGGTGCGGCAGATGAAGGCCCTGGTTCAGAATCCACGCCGCGAACCCCTCTTCGGCCAGCGTCATCCATGA
- the grxD gene encoding Grx4 family monothiol glutaredoxin: MDASTQQRIETLIGSSPVFVFMKGNKLMPQCGFSNNVVQILNALGVPFETFDVLSDPEIRQGIKEFSDWPTIPQVYVRGEFMGGSDILIEMYNNGELREKLEIALAS, from the coding sequence ATGGACGCCTCGACTCAGCAACGCATCGAAACCCTGATCGGCAGCAGCCCGGTCTTCGTGTTCATGAAGGGCAACAAGCTGATGCCCCAATGCGGTTTCTCCAACAACGTCGTGCAGATTCTCAATGCACTTGGCGTGCCCTTCGAAACCTTCGATGTGCTCTCCGATCCGGAGATTCGCCAGGGCATCAAAGAGTTTTCCGACTGGCCGACCATCCCGCAGGTCTACGTGCGTGGTGAGTTCATGGGCGGCTCCGACATCCTGATCGAGATGTACAACAACGGCGAACTGCGCGAGAAGCTGGAAATCGCCCTGGCCTCCTGA
- a CDS encoding carbon-nitrogen hydrolase family protein has protein sequence MPMDLHYRLQCFVRPQPPGFAEGLRLALWQGTGTAATAAAVQQNLERLDAVAAIAASQQVQLLAFPELYLSGYIVTPELARLLAEPVDGPSLQRVAAAARRHGLAIACPYPERVVVAGEERFYDAIALFDDQGVLLRNYRKTHLWGPDEQRCWTPGYLFAEEGEALTVQQVHGCAVGLLNCYEAEFPELSRRLALQGAQMILIPTAADAWALLSTGERTDRPYPDVSRSLIPAHAIHNQCFVAYANRCGVETVDGREMAAYLGNSIVAGPHGDVLVAARPEPTLLIADCLPSDYGPFHPAGTRYLDDRRPELY, from the coding sequence ATGCCGATGGATCTCCACTACCGCTTGCAGTGCTTCGTCCGGCCGCAGCCACCGGGTTTTGCGGAGGGGCTGCGGCTGGCGCTCTGGCAGGGCACCGGCACGGCTGCCACCGCCGCTGCGGTGCAGCAGAACCTGGAGCGACTCGATGCCGTGGCTGCGATCGCCGCCAGCCAGCAGGTGCAGTTGCTCGCCTTCCCCGAGCTCTATCTGAGTGGCTACATCGTCACACCTGAGCTGGCGCGTCTGCTTGCGGAACCTGTCGATGGCCCCTCGCTGCAGCGGGTTGCCGCCGCTGCACGCCGCCATGGGCTGGCGATCGCCTGTCCCTATCCGGAGCGGGTCGTGGTGGCCGGTGAGGAGCGTTTCTACGACGCCATTGCCCTGTTCGATGACCAGGGCGTGCTGCTGCGCAACTACCGCAAGACGCATCTGTGGGGTCCCGATGAACAACGCTGCTGGACGCCCGGCTATCTGTTTGCGGAGGAGGGCGAGGCGCTGACCGTGCAGCAGGTGCATGGATGTGCTGTTGGTTTGCTCAACTGTTATGAGGCCGAATTCCCGGAGCTGAGCCGGCGGCTGGCGTTGCAGGGCGCACAGATGATCCTGATTCCCACCGCCGCCGATGCCTGGGCCCTGCTGAGTACCGGTGAGCGCACCGATCGGCCCTATCCCGATGTCTCACGCAGCCTGATTCCGGCCCATGCGATTCACAATCAATGCTTCGTCGCCTACGCGAACCGCTGTGGTGTCGAGACGGTGGACGGACGCGAGATGGCCGCTTATCTGGGCAACAGCATCGTCGCCGGCCCCCATGGCGACGTGCTCGTGGCGGCACGGCCGGAGCCGACACTGCTGATCGCCGACTGCCTTCCCAGCGACTACGGGCCGTTTCATCCGGCCGGCACGCGTTATCTCGACGATCGTCGGCCCGAGCTGTATTGA
- a CDS encoding metallophosphoesterase, which produces MSPQAITPTAPVAPSGSPTSGNRPAPGPSPAIDNAAPASPSPRHWVISDVHGCADALHQLVGLLPADDRVVLCGDVINRGPRIEAAMELAWHLVASGRGVWLMGNHEQRLVQQLRGEACGERHLLAGSDTYRQLGGRSCRRWLERLEQLPLVHWGEGWTATHAGFDPLTWQPHLTVRMAFWQHYNGRFGTVIVGHTPGPQVRRIRDIVLIDTGACYGGPLTAFCADTGEERSVAGLSAPRHSDPSWTTGSPGRLAGSLS; this is translated from the coding sequence ATGTCGCCCCAAGCGATCACCCCGACAGCGCCGGTCGCGCCATCGGGCAGTCCAACTTCCGGCAACAGGCCGGCTCCAGGCCCCAGCCCGGCCATTGACAACGCCGCACCGGCGTCACCGTCGCCTCGTCACTGGGTGATCAGTGATGTGCACGGCTGTGCCGATGCGCTGCATCAACTGGTCGGCCTGCTGCCTGCGGACGACCGGGTGGTGCTCTGCGGTGATGTGATCAACCGCGGCCCCCGCATCGAGGCCGCCATGGAGCTGGCCTGGCATCTGGTGGCGAGCGGGCGGGGTGTCTGGCTGATGGGCAACCATGAGCAGCGGCTGGTGCAGCAGCTGCGGGGCGAGGCCTGCGGGGAGCGCCACCTGCTCGCCGGCAGCGATACCTACCGCCAGCTGGGCGGCCGGTCGTGCCGCCGCTGGCTGGAGCGCCTCGAACAGCTTCCCCTGGTGCACTGGGGGGAGGGCTGGACCGCCACCCATGCAGGCTTCGACCCGCTCACCTGGCAGCCGCACCTCACCGTGCGCATGGCCTTCTGGCAGCACTACAACGGGCGCTTCGGGACGGTCATCGTCGGCCACACGCCGGGGCCTCAGGTGCGCCGGATCCGCGACATCGTGCTGATCGACACCGGCGCCTGCTACGGCGGTCCGCTGACTGCCTTCTGCGCGGACACCGGGGAAGAGCGCTCAGTGGCCGGACTGTCCGCCCCGCGTCACTCCGACCCCTCCTGGACGACCGGTTCGCCCGGGCGTCTGGCCGGCAGCCTGAGCTGA
- a CDS encoding exodeoxyribonuclease V subunit gamma, whose amino-acid sequence MLTLYRSNRAELLAQVLATRLWLEPPGPLDQIQVVVNTWPTSRWLAEQIALARPDPAEPAGGGIAANLRFPFPASRLRALVDQLLAGEETAIEGADPWRAQNLVWPVLELLPALLKEPEAAPLRQWLERRGADQRQLDRPLWQLGRAIADALDDYGLYRPAMLEAWLEGRDCDAAGQPLAEALRWQPLLLRRLAQRLTRLPFGLRARQAMALLQQGHPSEEGGVGAGQPLRLFGLSSLAPVQVELLQALSQRMAVELYLLTPCRDLWQRHDARSGEPLGSDWLLEVPGLEARFGRLGAEFQQLLEASGETQPGTWDDYDAFFLPATAARGPAKGARGQTTASHGRSATLLEQLQELLATGETPPGEEETDEAETAGASGGEEADTGAAADPLADAAEGRSARLLHRAPDDRSLEFHACPGRLRQLQIVRDRLLQLLAADDTLEPRDILVMTPQVEAFAPLVGAVFGDSEATGVALPWRLTDRSQQSEAGISQGLLTLLQLAGDRLTATALEAVLSCGPLLQRQGIDPAEAGEITALLQRCGFRWGLDARARAGDPCHSFSWAIDRLVLGLVLPETPGLAPAETAPLALTGTLEQQGRWLALLRQLRQSLTWLGQARTVADWVQGLRDQLPLLFGDGGERAWELQGLQAVLADWKAIAGDSPLLLEAPVVAEVLAERLSEGSGRFGHRSGALTISALEPMRAIPHKVVVLLGLDAGAFPRQRQRPGFHLLEQQRRLGDPNSGDQDRYVLLESLLSARAHLLISWSNRDERTGEGQEPAAPVRQWLDLLAQQLKGPLPLREHAASPLERRNFLAEPPWPPASCDLRLLQARRQLEQAPEAAVLGLACREPEPSVGVDEAHSGRGGVAPPSPADDQPMAAEPAAHFPAESASPAEAWADLRAWIEAPQARWLEELGLRPREWDEPVRDLEDLQLDERRRASLLRAQLDGDGLPPPEVEPDWAGLERGRGVLPPRAAGELEVVQLQTRWRSLQACLEGLGPAHHEPASWQGLEAVLPWRGDQLVLAHTARPRCRQRLRLWLELLLASAAGHAPTGAALVGRDKQRFRLLEQIQAPTPSRATELLEQLIQWREEHRLSCWPLPPETGWAYAAAEAAKPGEGRGWSKAREAWEGGFHSDGERRDAVQALCFGSDQPLAELLTPVVEELALALHGPMLELRQEVKA is encoded by the coding sequence GTGCTGACCCTCTACCGCAGCAATCGCGCCGAGCTGCTCGCCCAGGTGCTGGCCACCCGCCTGTGGTTGGAGCCGCCCGGCCCTCTGGATCAGATCCAGGTGGTGGTGAACACCTGGCCCACGAGCCGCTGGCTGGCGGAGCAGATCGCCCTGGCCAGACCCGATCCGGCCGAGCCCGCCGGTGGCGGCATCGCTGCCAATCTGCGCTTCCCGTTCCCCGCCAGCCGCCTGCGCGCGCTGGTGGATCAGCTGCTGGCCGGCGAGGAGACCGCTATCGAGGGGGCTGACCCCTGGCGCGCCCAGAACCTGGTGTGGCCGGTGCTCGAGCTGCTGCCGGCCCTGCTGAAGGAACCCGAGGCGGCACCGCTGCGGCAGTGGCTGGAGCGGCGTGGCGCCGATCAACGCCAGCTGGATCGCCCCCTCTGGCAGCTGGGCCGTGCCATCGCCGATGCCCTCGACGACTACGGCCTCTACCGACCCGCCATGCTTGAGGCCTGGCTGGAGGGCCGCGATTGCGATGCGGCCGGACAGCCCCTGGCCGAGGCGTTGCGCTGGCAGCCGTTGCTGCTGCGTCGGCTGGCGCAGCGGTTGACGCGCCTGCCCTTCGGCCTGCGCGCCCGTCAGGCGATGGCCCTGCTGCAGCAGGGCCACCCGTCTGAGGAAGGTGGCGTCGGGGCCGGGCAGCCACTGCGGCTGTTCGGTCTGAGCAGCCTGGCGCCGGTGCAGGTGGAGCTGCTGCAGGCCCTCTCGCAGCGGATGGCGGTGGAGCTCTACCTGCTCACCCCCTGCCGCGACCTGTGGCAGCGCCACGATGCCCGCTCCGGGGAGCCGCTGGGCAGCGACTGGTTGCTGGAGGTGCCCGGTCTGGAGGCCCGCTTCGGACGGCTGGGAGCGGAGTTCCAGCAGTTGCTGGAGGCCAGCGGCGAGACCCAGCCGGGAACGTGGGATGACTACGACGCCTTTTTCCTGCCGGCCACGGCCGCTCGTGGCCCGGCCAAAGGCGCCCGCGGCCAGACCACCGCCTCTCACGGCCGGTCGGCAACGCTGCTGGAGCAGCTGCAGGAGCTTCTGGCGACGGGGGAGACACCCCCTGGGGAGGAGGAGACAGACGAGGCAGAGACTGCCGGCGCCTCGGGGGGCGAGGAGGCCGACACCGGTGCAGCCGCCGACCCCCTTGCAGACGCGGCCGAAGGCCGATCCGCGCGACTCCTCCACCGCGCCCCCGATGACCGTTCCCTGGAGTTCCACGCCTGTCCCGGCCGACTGCGCCAGCTGCAGATCGTGCGCGATCGGCTCCTGCAGCTGCTGGCTGCGGATGACACGCTCGAACCACGCGACATCCTGGTGATGACGCCCCAGGTGGAGGCCTTCGCGCCGCTGGTGGGGGCGGTGTTCGGCGACAGCGAGGCCACCGGGGTGGCGCTGCCCTGGCGCCTCACGGACCGCAGCCAGCAGAGCGAAGCCGGCATCAGCCAGGGCCTGCTCACCCTCCTGCAGCTGGCCGGTGACCGGCTCACGGCCACCGCCCTCGAGGCCGTGCTCAGCTGTGGGCCACTGCTGCAGCGGCAGGGGATCGACCCGGCCGAAGCCGGTGAGATCACGGCACTGCTGCAGCGCTGCGGCTTCCGTTGGGGCCTCGATGCCCGTGCCCGCGCCGGTGATCCCTGCCACAGCTTCAGCTGGGCGATCGACCGGCTGGTGCTCGGCCTGGTACTGCCCGAGACGCCGGGGCTGGCCCCGGCGGAGACGGCGCCGCTGGCCTTGACAGGGACCCTGGAGCAACAGGGCCGCTGGCTGGCCCTGTTGCGGCAACTGCGGCAGAGCCTCACCTGGCTGGGGCAGGCCCGCACCGTCGCCGACTGGGTGCAGGGACTGCGCGACCAGCTGCCGCTGTTGTTCGGCGATGGCGGCGAACGGGCCTGGGAGCTGCAGGGCCTGCAGGCGGTGCTCGCCGACTGGAAGGCGATCGCCGGCGACAGCCCGCTGCTGCTCGAGGCGCCGGTGGTGGCGGAGGTGCTGGCGGAGCGGCTGAGCGAAGGCAGCGGCCGCTTCGGCCATCGCTCCGGTGCGCTGACGATCAGCGCCCTGGAACCGATGCGCGCCATCCCCCACAAGGTGGTGGTGCTGCTGGGTCTCGATGCGGGCGCCTTCCCCCGCCAGCGGCAGCGGCCGGGCTTCCATCTCCTCGAGCAGCAGCGGCGCCTGGGCGATCCGAACAGCGGCGATCAGGACCGCTACGTGCTGCTCGAGAGCCTGCTCTCGGCCCGGGCGCACCTGCTGATCAGCTGGAGCAACCGCGATGAGCGCACCGGCGAGGGCCAGGAACCGGCCGCGCCGGTGCGCCAGTGGCTGGATCTGCTGGCGCAACAGCTGAAAGGCCCGCTGCCCCTGCGCGAGCACGCCGCCAGCCCGCTGGAGCGCCGCAACTTCCTGGCCGAGCCGCCCTGGCCGCCCGCCAGCTGCGATCTGCGCCTGCTGCAGGCCCGCCGCCAGCTGGAGCAGGCGCCCGAGGCGGCGGTGTTGGGCCTCGCGTGCCGTGAGCCGGAGCCGAGCGTGGGCGTCGACGAGGCGCACAGCGGTCGCGGCGGCGTGGCGCCACCGAGCCCTGCTGACGACCAGCCCATGGCGGCGGAGCCGGCTGCTCACTTCCCCGCGGAGAGCGCATCGCCTGCTGAAGCCTGGGCCGACCTGCGGGCCTGGATCGAAGCCCCGCAGGCCCGCTGGCTGGAGGAGTTGGGTCTGCGGCCGCGTGAGTGGGACGAGCCGGTGCGCGACCTGGAGGATCTGCAGCTCGATGAACGCCGGCGCGCCTCCCTGCTGCGAGCCCAGCTCGATGGCGACGGTCTGCCGCCGCCGGAGGTCGAACCCGACTGGGCCGGACTGGAGCGGGGCCGGGGCGTGCTGCCGCCACGGGCCGCCGGGGAGCTGGAGGTGGTCCAGCTGCAGACGCGTTGGCGATCGCTGCAGGCGTGTCTGGAGGGTCTCGGGCCCGCCCACCATGAGCCCGCCAGCTGGCAGGGCCTGGAGGCGGTGTTGCCCTGGCGGGGCGACCAGCTGGTGCTCGCGCACACCGCCAGACCCCGCTGCCGCCAGCGACTGCGGCTGTGGCTGGAGCTGCTGCTGGCGTCAGCCGCAGGCCATGCCCCGACTGGTGCCGCCCTGGTGGGGCGCGACAAGCAGCGGTTCCGGCTCCTGGAGCAGATCCAGGCCCCAACGCCCTCCCGCGCCACCGAACTGCTGGAGCAGCTCATCCAGTGGCGCGAGGAGCATCGCCTCAGCTGCTGGCCCCTGCCTCCGGAGACCGGCTGGGCCTACGCCGCGGCCGAGGCGGCGAAACCGGGCGAGGGCAGGGGCTGGAGCAAGGCGCGGGAGGCCTGGGAGGGGGGCTTCCACAGTGATGGCGAGCGACGTGATGCGGTCCAGGCCCTGTGCTTCGGCAGCGATCAGCCCCTGGCCGAGCTGCTCACCCCAGTGGTGGAGGAGCTGGCCCTGGCGCTGCATGGGCCGATGCTCGAGCTCCGGCAGGAGGTGAAGGCGTGA
- a CDS encoding BolA family protein yields MVQPDAVQDAIRRALPDAAVEVEDLTGGGDHLQVRVVSSAFAGLSRVKQHQLVYGALRQELASEAIHALAVQTATP; encoded by the coding sequence ATGGTTCAGCCGGATGCTGTTCAGGACGCCATCCGCCGAGCCCTGCCCGATGCGGCGGTGGAGGTCGAAGACCTGACCGGGGGAGGCGATCACCTGCAGGTGCGCGTCGTCTCCTCCGCCTTCGCAGGGCTCAGCCGGGTGAAACAGCACCAACTCGTCTATGGCGCCCTGCGTCAGGAGCTGGCCAGCGAAGCGATTCATGCCCTGGCCGTCCAGACGGCCACTCCATGA
- a CDS encoding DUF6761 family protein, which yields MTALQHPDAIRHFQSLCDACQELAHRFHTPAELRLYADGYLHALRRTAVLDPLSQRRLEELIDRWIQDPSSFVGPDGDPRALFEPNAGRY from the coding sequence ATGACCGCCCTGCAGCACCCCGACGCCATCCGCCACTTCCAGTCGCTCTGTGACGCCTGTCAGGAGCTGGCCCATCGCTTCCATACCCCGGCCGAGCTCCGCCTCTATGCCGATGGGTATCTGCATGCGCTCCGCCGCACAGCTGTGCTTGATCCCCTCTCCCAGCGGCGTCTGGAGGAACTCATCGATCGCTGGATTCAGGACCCCTCCTCCTTCGTCGGACCGGATGGTGATCCACGCGCCCTGTTCGAACCAAATGCGGGACGGTATTGA
- a CDS encoding response regulator transcription factor, with amino-acid sequence MSDPTGSPKRVLVVDPHATLRTVLAQRLRQDGHLSAAVATAREALEICHDQAPDLLVSAELLEGTSALRLAAQLHCPVMVLTARTGSEPVVTLLDAGADDVLRKPFGLEELAARCRTLLRRNTSGLQERVCVGPLEVHLLLRQVTLRDQPVELSPREFALLCALLMPPGVVRSRQELLRMAWPPFSGGPRSVDTQVLTLRRKLEQAGLGEGGGIETMRQQGYRFSLDNLPEVTEMPAPVPGSSNVNSLTPNSSR; translated from the coding sequence ATGAGCGATCCCACAGGTTCTCCCAAGCGCGTCCTGGTGGTCGATCCCCATGCCACCCTCCGCACCGTGCTGGCCCAGCGCCTGCGCCAGGACGGCCACCTCTCTGCCGCTGTGGCCACGGCCCGCGAAGCACTGGAGATCTGCCACGACCAGGCACCCGACCTTCTGGTCAGCGCCGAGCTCCTGGAGGGCACCTCGGCGCTGCGCCTGGCGGCCCAGCTGCACTGTCCGGTCATGGTGCTGACCGCCCGGACCGGCTCCGAACCCGTCGTCACCCTGCTCGATGCCGGTGCCGATGACGTGTTGCGCAAGCCGTTCGGTCTCGAGGAGCTGGCGGCCCGCTGCCGCACCCTGCTGCGCCGCAACACTTCCGGCCTGCAGGAACGGGTCTGTGTCGGGCCTCTGGAGGTGCATCTGCTGCTGCGCCAGGTGACCCTGCGCGATCAACCGGTGGAGCTCAGCCCGCGGGAGTTCGCCCTGCTCTGTGCCCTGCTGATGCCGCCGGGGGTGGTGCGAAGCCGTCAGGAACTGCTCCGCATGGCCTGGCCTCCGTTCAGCGGTGGGCCACGCTCGGTCGACACCCAGGTGCTCACCCTGCGCCGCAAGCTCGAGCAGGCCGGGCTGGGAGAAGGTGGCGGCATCGAGACGATGCGCCAGCAGGGCTATCGCTTCAGCCTCGACAATCTTCCTGAAGTCACCGAGATGCCGGCGCCGGTGCCCGGGAGCTCGAACGTCAACTCGCTGACGCCCAACAGCTCCCGCTGA